Genomic window (Streptococcus suis S735):
CTCCTGAATTTGTTGGATCTTTTGGGAAATGGCAAAGCGGTCACCTTGGCGTTCAGATGGAACTTGTTCCAAAGCAAAACTTAATTTTTCAAGTTCTCTTCTCCACTTTTTGACGAAAACTGGCGAGGTCTCCTCTAGTAGATAGGGACCAAAACGACGTTCAACTTCTGACAATCTCATCTGTCCTGATTCTGCAACGAGGACTTCATATAACTTGCCATTTTCTTCCAGAATCTTTTCAGCAACCAATCTAAAACCATTTTTTTCCAACCATCGACGCACATCATCTTCACGATTATTTGGCTGGAGTATCAAACGTTCAATGGTCGCAAGCTTTTCTTTTCCTGCTTCTAAGATTTCCGCAATCAAGCGTCCCCCCATACCTGCTATGGTCACGGCAGTCATCTGGTCAGACTTCTCAAACGCGCCTAAGCCATTTGCCAAACGGACTAGAATTTTCTCTGTTTGTCCCGCCTGCTCTACATTCTGGAGCGCTGACTGATAGGGACCTTGAACGACTTCCCCCGCAATGGCAAAATCAATACGCCCCTGCTCTACCAAAAAAAGAGGGAGATAAGCATGGTCACTCCCTACATCAACTAGACGTGCCCCTTGTGGGACAAAACTTGCGACTGTTTCCAGCCTTTTAGATAATTTTGTTTCCATATCAATCTTTCCAGAGATCCATTGCATCAAGAAAGT
Coding sequences:
- a CDS encoding tRNA (adenine(22)-N(1))-methyltransferase, translating into METKLSKRLETVASFVPQGARLVDVGSDHAYLPLFLVEQGRIDFAIAGEVVQGPYQSALQNVEQAGQTEKILVRLANGLGAFEKSDQMTAVTIAGMGGRLIAEILEAGKEKLATIERLILQPNNREDDVRRWLEKNGFRLVAEKILEENGKLYEVLVAESGQMRLSEVERRFGPYLLEETSPVFVKKWRRELEKLSFALEQVPSERQGDRFAISQKIQQIQEVVHVS